From Acidobacteriota bacterium:
CTGCAAAGCATATGCAGCGCTGAGCCCGCTGATGCCCGCTCCCAAAATCACCGTGCGCAACCGCTGTTCCTCCACAAATCCCGCTTCCGTTGGCCGACTGTGGCCTTATTCTCAAGTATGATAGCCGTTGGGAAACGTGTTTCCCAAGCGAGCTTCCTTGCCGGGCGTTTTTGTCCCGCAGGACCATCTGCCGGCAGCGTTGAAGCAACGTTATCTGCGGCAGGCTGTGAGAAGGCAAACCGAAAAGCATCCATTATCGCCTGTTTCCGGTTTCCAGCGCCAGCGCCGTGAGCGAATGCTCTGAGGGTTGAGACGCCCGCTCAGCATTTCATTGCGCTTGTGGGCAAAGGATTGGGAACGGACGTTGCGAAAAATTGATATTTTGATGTAGGTTAGCGTTCGGATTCAATGGCACTGAGCGGGGAACCAGGCGCCAACGCCTGAGATTGGCATGGGACGATCGGCGCTTCGGCCGTCATCGTCGGCCTCGCTGCGAAAAGAGAGGACATCGTGAAGATCACTGAAGTTCGAACCCGGGTTGTTGAATGGAGAGGCAAAACTGTGCCGCCGCAGCCGCACTTTTGCACGAATCCCATGGACCTGCTTGAACTGCAGTCGGATCCGATGGGCTCTTTCCGGTTTCACGGCTGGCTCATCGTGGAGGTATTTACGGACAGCGGCCACGTTGGGATCGGGGATGCGGCGCTTGCTCCCCGCGTAACCAAATCTCTGATCGACCTTTATTTGAAGCCGATTCTGATTGGGGCCAATCCGTTCGATTGCGAATTTCTCTGGCAGCACATGTACCGCCGCACCATGGCGTTTGGCAGGAAAGGAGTTGGCATGGTTGCCATCAGCGCGGTGGACATCGCGCTCTGGGACCTGCTGGGCCAGATCCTTAAACAGCCGGTCTTCCGCCTGCTGGGCGGGAAGACCAAGCAGAAGATTCCGGTGTATGCCAGCCGCCTTTACAGCCAACCGCTCGACGATCTGGCCCGCGAAGCAAAGCAGTATAAGGACCAGGGGTACCGTGCTATGAAGCTGCGGTTCGGATGGGGCCCCGTGGATGGCGCCGCTGGAATGCAGAAGAACCTTGAACTGCTGCGGACCGCGCGGGAAGCAATCGGCGATGACATTGACCTGATGGCGGACGCTTACATGGGCTGGACGCTGGATTATGCGCGGCGAATGATTCCGTTGACGGCTAAATACAATCTGCGTTGGCTGGAAGAACCCGTGATTCCGGATGACATTGCCGGCTATGCCGCGCTGAAGGCGTTGAATGTGGTTCCCATCTCCGGAGGCGAGCACGAGTTTACGCTTTATGGCTTTCGGCAGCTTCTTGAGGCCAAGGCCATCGACTACATCCAGTTTGACACTAATCGAGTGGGCGGCATCACCCAGGCGCGGAAAATTCAAGCGATTGCTGAAGCGTTTGAAGTTCCGGTCATTCCGCACGCCGGCCAGATGCACAACTTCCATGTGGTGATGGCCAGCTACAACTCTCCGATGGCCGAATTCTTTCCTCCAGTGGACGTAGAAGTCGGCAATGAACTCTTCTGGTATATTTTTAAAGGCGAGCCAATGCCCGTTGACGGGTGCATCGAACTTAACGAGGACCTGCCAGGCCTTGGCCTGACCATAAACGAAGAGGGCCTCAAGCGGTTCGATATCATCGAATAGGGCTGCTTCAGAAAATCAAGTTTATTGTTGATTCCAGGACGGCATGACAGCTAAGAGGACGAAGCGACTATGAGTACACAGGACTTTTTCAGTTTGAAAAGCCAGAATGCTATTGTTACCGGCGGGGGACAGGGAATCGGTGAAGGAATTGCACGCCGGTTCGCCGCGGCAGGCGCGCGCGTCGCTGTGCTGGATTTGAAAGAAGATCTTGTACGCCCGGTCGCGGAATCTGTAGGCGGCATGGGGGTTGAATGTGACGTCTCATCAGCTTCGTCAGTCGAGAATGCCATTGGCAAAGTCCGCCGGCAGCTTGGACCCATTGATATTCTGGTGAATAACGCAGGGATTGCTGGCAGAACGCTGCCGCTCACGGAACTGGACGAACAGGACCTCGACCGTGTTTATGCTGTAAACCTTAAGGGCGTTTTCCTGACGTGCAAGGCGGTGATCGGCGAAATGCTTGAAAGGAAATTCGGACGCATTGTGAACATTGCCTCCATCGCCGGAAAAGAAGGCAACCCGACGCTGATTCCTTACTCGGCCACCAAAGCGGCGGTGATTTGCCTGACCAAGGCGCTGGCCAAGGAAGTTGCGGGAAAAGGTGACATCACCGTCAACAGCATTTCGCCTGCGGTCGTTCACACCAAGATACTGGACAATATCTCGAAGACCACCTTGGATTACATGCTCAGCAAGATTCCGATGGGGCGCACGGGAAAGATTGAAGAGATTGCTGCCCTGGTGCATTTTCTCAGTTCGCGCGAAGCGTCTTTCACTACAGGACAGTGTTATGACATCTCCGGGGGCCGCGCTACATATTGAAAGATTGCAGCGGGGAGGCTGGCTGTTCTCCGGCCTTCTGATTG
This genomic window contains:
- a CDS encoding L-rhamnonate dehydratase; translated protein: MKITEVRTRVVEWRGKTVPPQPHFCTNPMDLLELQSDPMGSFRFHGWLIVEVFTDSGHVGIGDAALAPRVTKSLIDLYLKPILIGANPFDCEFLWQHMYRRTMAFGRKGVGMVAISAVDIALWDLLGQILKQPVFRLLGGKTKQKIPVYASRLYSQPLDDLAREAKQYKDQGYRAMKLRFGWGPVDGAAGMQKNLELLRTAREAIGDDIDLMADAYMGWTLDYARRMIPLTAKYNLRWLEEPVIPDDIAGYAALKALNVVPISGGEHEFTLYGFRQLLEAKAIDYIQFDTNRVGGITQARKIQAIAEAFEVPVIPHAGQMHNFHVVMASYNSPMAEFFPPVDVEVGNELFWYIFKGEPMPVDGCIELNEDLPGLGLTINEEGLKRFDIIE
- a CDS encoding glucose 1-dehydrogenase translates to MSTQDFFSLKSQNAIVTGGGQGIGEGIARRFAAAGARVAVLDLKEDLVRPVAESVGGMGVECDVSSASSVENAIGKVRRQLGPIDILVNNAGIAGRTLPLTELDEQDLDRVYAVNLKGVFLTCKAVIGEMLERKFGRIVNIASIAGKEGNPTLIPYSATKAAVICLTKALAKEVAGKGDITVNSISPAVVHTKILDNISKTTLDYMLSKIPMGRTGKIEEIAALVHFLSSREASFTTGQCYDISGGRATY